From Zingiber officinale cultivar Zhangliang chromosome 5B, Zo_v1.1, whole genome shotgun sequence, the proteins below share one genomic window:
- the LOC121986484 gene encoding uncharacterized protein LOC121986484, which translates to MDPYYQHFGGEMESRYYQPNQPQYYHPEPQYYHPQTQYYQSGPQYYPPIEQPNRYEDTQGQFAEPYPAYQSPQGFQGDYSPTWPHPVHQSDRTPWGTFQDEAPSPNSTQDLKEIIQQMIEYQKQQFAEIQNFQIQVDQFASSISQQQAPCFSEKRDCSVLDRPDLDFITSQDSSNISCYDSVVVRISDFTDTVVVDVTDNAEPQESLPLDTPPEPKPGPEPELLLDYEEVTVTILEPPVSWYCCAVEKLGCEQNLDCYVPKFIDFFNSNARKASDLAKHSQSSTSIVKDSGFLNPENFKLGLVPYHCNGMRSSSWLKMLVINTTSKYAEQKFHKQKLKNSVGMIEISFDLAAGSGVSGTTVDDPEFKLENSASSDSAEMKLMYQQFMFGVNI; encoded by the exons atggatccatattatcagcattTTGGAGGTGAGATGGAGAGTCGGTATTATCAGCCTAATCAACCTCAATACTATCATCCTGAGCCTCAGTACTATCATCCTCAGACTCAGTACTATCAATCTGGACCCCAATATTATCCACCCATAGAGCAGCCAAATAG GTATGAGGATACACAAGGACAATTCGCTGAGCCATATCCAGCATATCAGAGTCCACAGGGATTTCAAGGAGATTACTCACCTACTTGGCCACATCCAGTCCATCAGAGTGATCGAACTCCATGGGGAACATTTCAAGATGAAGCTCCTTCTCCTAATTCAACACAGGACCTTAAAGAGATTATCCAGCAAATGATAGAGTATCAAAAGCAACAATTTGCAGAGATACAAAACTTTCAGATACAAGTAGACCAATTTGCATCATCCATTAGCCAGCAACAAGCACCATGCTTCAGTGAGAAGAGGGATTGTAGTGTTTTGGACAGACCTGATCTTGATTTTATTACTTCACAGGACTCCTCTAATATTTCTTGTTATGATTCTGTAGTTGTAAGAATTTCTGACTTTACTGATACTGTTGTTGTAGATGTAACTGATAATGCAG agccccaagaatcacttcccttAGATACACCACCTGAGCCAAAGCCAGGACCAGAGCCTGAGCTACTACTTGATTATGAGGAGGTCACAGTTACCATTTTAGAACCTCCAG TAAGTTGGTACTGTTGTGCTGTGGAAAAGCTGGGTTGTGAACAGAATTTAGACTGTTATGTGCCAAAGTTTATAGATTTCTTCAATTCAAATGCACGAAAGGCATCAGATTTAGCTAAACATTCTCAGAGTTCAACTTCAATTGTCAAAG ATTCTGGATTCCTCAATCCAGAAAATTTCAAG CTTGGTTTGGTTCCCTACCACTGCAATGGAATGCGCTCCTCTAGCTGGTTGAAAATGTTGGTTATCAATACAACTTCAAAATATGCTGAACAGAAGTTTCATAAACAAAAGTTGAAGAATTCTGTAGGAATGATTGAAATTTCATTTGATCTCGCTGCTGGAAGTGGAGTTTCAGGAACTACTGTAGAT GATCCAGAATTCAAACTGGAAAATTCTGCATCATCTGATTCTGCAGAAATGAAATTGATGTATCAGCAATTCATGTTTGGTGTCAACATCTGA